The Shewanella sp. MTB7 genome includes a window with the following:
- a CDS encoding YagK/YfjJ domain-containing protein produces the protein MPEKANKHNINKAKSHKHPFCINEHNSSLFAYKKHGYHVYKPKQNGLIKSILNTIISDYEIMLSHYSRVLVARIDLHPSVYSADNQVIEQFLKQLTILLTNQYQCKVLYHCAREQNTSNIEHYHLEFMLSAHKINHSYRLLSLVKAMWEMHINGTVSFVDNPFCIVYRGNKASLKDAIYRSSYLAKEHTKELNGKARSFLKNKLKPAKEFEPTTDLMLVDPSITFERNRRKLAFQLDQTNDPQPRSQSSKPSKHGWFNILSHAQQLRECIASRTTSLNHLTNNTPIDDEQKYRYKDALINEQNNEVITIHTELITRVAAHEPKSDHSFFDH, from the coding sequence ATGCCAGAAAAAGCGAATAAACATAACATTAATAAAGCTAAATCTCATAAACACCCATTTTGTATAAATGAGCATAATTCGTCTTTGTTTGCCTACAAAAAACATGGCTATCATGTTTACAAGCCTAAGCAAAACGGTTTAATAAAAAGCATCCTCAATACGATAATCTCTGACTACGAAATCATGCTTAGTCATTACAGTCGAGTATTGGTTGCCAGAATTGATCTTCACCCTAGTGTTTACTCGGCAGATAACCAAGTTATTGAGCAGTTCTTAAAACAACTAACGATCTTGCTGACGAACCAATACCAATGCAAGGTGCTTTACCACTGCGCCAGAGAACAAAACACTTCAAACATCGAGCATTACCACCTTGAATTCATGCTCAGCGCCCATAAAATTAACCACTCCTATCGATTGCTATCACTCGTTAAAGCTATGTGGGAAATGCATATTAATGGCACTGTATCATTCGTCGATAACCCCTTCTGCATAGTATATCGAGGCAATAAAGCCTCGCTCAAAGACGCTATTTACCGTTCAAGCTATCTAGCAAAAGAGCACACCAAAGAGCTAAATGGTAAAGCTAGAAGCTTTTTAAAGAACAAGCTCAAACCAGCCAAAGAGTTCGAGCCTACAACAGATCTAATGCTGGTGGATCCAAGCATCACATTTGAAAGAAACAGACGAAAGCTAGCATTTCAGCTTGATCAAACAAATGATCCACAGCCAAGAAGCCAATCAAGTAAACCATCAAAACATGGCTGGTTTAATATCCTTTCTCATGCTCAACAACTTAGAGAGTGCATAGCATCAAGGACCACCAGCTTAAATCATCTAACCAATAACACCCCAATTGATGACGAACAAAAGTATCGCTACAAAGACGCATTAATCAATGAACAGAACAACGAGGTGATCACTATCCACACAGAATTGATCACTCGAGTAGCAGCCCATGAACCGAAAAGTGATCACTCTTTTTTTGATCACTAA
- a CDS encoding helix-turn-helix transcriptional regulator, translating into MQHIPKDHLAMYLDENRLVKKPEIQKLLGISRSTLGRRVKSGQFPQPALIQNGRSCWRFKDIHKWLSSK; encoded by the coding sequence ATGCAACACATTCCAAAAGATCACTTAGCAATGTACTTAGATGAAAATCGACTCGTGAAGAAACCTGAGATTCAAAAGCTTTTGGGGATCAGTCGTTCAACATTAGGCAGAAGAGTTAAATCAGGACAATTTCCACAACCAGCACTAATTCAAAATGGCCGCTCATGTTGGCGATTTAAAGATATCCATAAATGGTTATCTAGCAAATAA
- a CDS encoding HGGxSTG domain-containing protein: MAKFNLDSLPKCGAKTRSGRPCQRYGNKTNGRCKLHGGRSTGAKTKEGKLAVRVNALLNSFIWYFDNHFYMKIKKSDLKRAITAYLHLIDLSDLQSDELEDKIRDVISQYRVELEMCKYRIAEYEGANALLLIQSALDHYYKDTASEHLLFHIYTPVYPTPFFHRTFGSAAEAKQQMRLLINTTRKKGSFYTGRVYPSPLQKEIKKQLKKI, translated from the coding sequence ATGGCTAAGTTTAATCTAGACAGCCTGCCTAAGTGCGGCGCTAAAACCAGAAGTGGTAGACCATGCCAACGCTATGGCAATAAGACAAATGGCCGCTGTAAACTACACGGTGGGCGCTCAACAGGCGCAAAGACAAAAGAAGGAAAGTTAGCTGTACGTGTTAACGCATTGCTCAATAGTTTTATCTGGTACTTTGACAACCACTTTTACATGAAAATTAAAAAGTCTGATCTTAAAAGGGCCATTACTGCTTACCTGCACTTAATCGATCTAAGTGACCTACAATCAGATGAACTTGAAGATAAAATTCGCGATGTCATCAGCCAATATCGAGTTGAACTAGAAATGTGTAAATATCGTATCGCTGAATATGAAGGTGCGAATGCTTTACTCCTTATTCAATCGGCATTAGATCATTATTACAAAGACACAGCCAGCGAACACTTGCTGTTCCACATATACACTCCCGTATACCCTACTCCTTTCTTCCACAGAACTTTTGGTTCTGCTGCTGAAGCCAAACAACAGATGAGGCTACTCATAAACACTACTAGAAAAAAAGGCTCCTTTTACACAGGGAGAGTGTACCCAAGCCCTTTACAAAAAGAGATCAAAAAGCAGCTTAAAAAAATATAA
- a CDS encoding helix-turn-helix transcriptional regulator gives MTTPNPTSPDRIIRESERRAITSISRTTAWSLERKGLFPKRRQLYPQSSSVGWLLSELNEWVASRQVIN, from the coding sequence ATGACAACACCTAATCCAACATCACCAGACCGCATCATTCGCGAGTCTGAACGAAGAGCAATCACATCAATATCACGCACTACTGCCTGGTCTCTTGAACGCAAAGGCCTTTTCCCAAAGCGCCGCCAGCTATATCCCCAAAGTAGCTCTGTAGGCTGGTTATTATCTGAGCTCAATGAATGGGTAGCTTCTCGCCAAGTAATCAACTAG